A portion of the bacterium genome contains these proteins:
- a CDS encoding DEAD/DEAH box helicase, with protein MSTFAELAIAPFLIEALERLRLTEPTEVQATTIPLVMEGKDVLIQSQTGTGKTLAFLLPVLSRLNPEERTVQAIIAVPTRELGMQIFAELGKLLEGTPLIAQQLIGGANVRHQIDRLKKKPHLVVGTPGRLAELINDGKLKTQATRLLVLDEVDHLLDPTFKTDLIRVLKSVSRDRQTLFASATITPDVQEVAERWMKEPTHVHVEASYKLPPNLQHTYMEVEGHKSDALRKLIHASQPKAAMVFVNSSKQTEEIAEKLSFKGLKAAALHGGARKQDRGAILKAFREGQIQVLVTSEMGARGLDFSHLTHVFNLDLPTDAAHYLHRAGRAGRMGREGMVVSLVTPAERFVIEKLGKALGLTFSPLTLKFGQVQGAQSAQA; from the coding sequence TTGTCCACCTTCGCAGAACTCGCGATCGCTCCCTTCTTGATCGAGGCGCTCGAGCGCCTGCGGCTCACCGAGCCGACCGAGGTCCAGGCCACCACCATTCCCCTGGTCATGGAGGGCAAGGACGTCCTCATCCAGTCGCAGACCGGCACGGGCAAAACCCTGGCGTTCCTCCTGCCGGTGCTGTCGCGCCTCAACCCCGAGGAGCGCACCGTCCAGGCCATCATCGCCGTGCCCACCCGCGAGCTTGGCATGCAGATCTTCGCCGAGCTCGGCAAGCTCCTGGAAGGCACCCCGCTCATCGCCCAGCAGCTCATCGGCGGGGCCAACGTCCGGCACCAGATCGACCGCCTCAAGAAGAAGCCTCACCTGGTGGTGGGCACCCCGGGCCGCCTCGCGGAGCTGATCAACGACGGCAAGCTCAAGACCCAGGCCACCCGCCTGCTCGTCCTGGACGAGGTCGACCACCTGCTCGATCCCACCTTCAAGACCGACCTCATCCGGGTGCTCAAGTCGGTCTCGCGCGATCGCCAAACCCTCTTCGCCTCGGCGACCATCACCCCCGACGTGCAGGAGGTGGCCGAGCGCTGGATGAAGGAGCCCACCCACGTCCACGTGGAGGCCAGCTACAAGCTGCCCCCCAACCTCCAGCACACGTACATGGAGGTCGAGGGCCACAAGAGCGACGCCCTGCGCAAGCTGATCCACGCGAGCCAGCCCAAGGCCGCTATGGTCTTCGTCAACTCGAGCAAGCAGACCGAAGAGATCGCCGAAAAGCTCAGCTTTAAGGGCCTCAAGGCGGCCGCCCTCCACGGCGGCGCCCGCAAGCAGGACCGCGGCGCCATCCTCAAGGCCTTCCGCGAAGGCCAGATCCAGGTCCTGGTCACCAGCGAGATGGGGGCGCGCGGCCTCGACTTCTCGCACCTGACCCACGTCTTCAACCTGGACCTGCCGACCGATGCCGCCCACTACCTGCACCGCGCTGGCCGCGCGGGCCGCATGGGCCGCGAAGGGATGGTCGTCTCCCTGGTGACCCCGGCCGAGCGCTTCGTCATCGAGAAGCTCGGCAAGGCCCTCGGCCTCACGTTCTCGCCCCTGACCCTCAAGTTCGGGCAGGTGCAGGGCGCCCAAAGCGCTCAGGCTTGA
- a CDS encoding EAL domain-containing protein, producing MLEKKVEACSGCAAPLSHQDLGGRLFLGFPTDRSLRQVLRHLEGEGHVYRHLEEAHCIWLAVAPGLHGTVMDALDAALRPEVQEEIRALFLTGHDEPVLSDFARVASLKELIVRSQSRWLLDLLLHERLTSHFQPIVHAHDTSRIFAHEALMRGVEPDGRLVFPNRILDLARRADLIDQLDLLARRTAIREARRHGIDRHVFINFNPGGIDDPAVSLRSTIQAVDEAQIPRDRVVFELVESDHTRDLAHLKAIVAYWRDAGFSVALDDLGAGHSTLNLLHQLRPDYVKLDMALIRDVHLDPYKALITGKILEIAQQLDIRTVAEGVEVPEELEWIREHGATFVQGYLIAKPAHPPVSATPLIPHRQSKSA from the coding sequence ATGCTCGAAAAGAAGGTTGAAGCCTGCTCCGGGTGTGCGGCGCCGCTTTCACACCAGGACCTGGGCGGGCGTCTCTTCCTCGGCTTCCCCACCGACCGCAGCCTGCGGCAGGTCCTGCGCCACCTGGAGGGCGAGGGGCACGTCTACCGCCACCTCGAAGAGGCGCACTGCATCTGGCTCGCCGTCGCCCCGGGGCTGCACGGGACCGTGATGGACGCGCTCGACGCGGCCCTGCGCCCTGAGGTCCAGGAGGAAATCCGCGCCCTCTTCCTGACCGGGCACGACGAGCCGGTGCTCTCGGATTTCGCCCGGGTCGCCTCCCTCAAGGAGCTGATCGTCCGCTCCCAGTCGCGCTGGCTGCTGGACCTGCTGCTCCACGAGCGTCTTACCAGCCACTTCCAGCCCATCGTGCATGCGCACGACACCTCCCGCATCTTCGCCCACGAGGCCCTGATGCGCGGGGTCGAGCCGGACGGGCGACTCGTCTTCCCCAATCGCATCCTCGACTTGGCGCGCCGGGCGGATCTCATCGACCAGCTGGACCTGCTCGCCCGGCGTACGGCCATCCGCGAGGCCCGGCGTCACGGCATCGACCGTCACGTCTTCATCAACTTCAACCCGGGGGGCATCGACGACCCCGCCGTCTCCCTGCGCAGCACGATCCAGGCGGTGGACGAGGCCCAGATCCCGCGCGATCGCGTGGTCTTCGAGCTGGTCGAGTCCGACCACACCCGGGATTTGGCCCACCTCAAGGCCATCGTCGCCTACTGGCGCGACGCGGGCTTCAGCGTCGCCCTCGACGACCTGGGGGCGGGCCACTCGACCCTGAATCTCCTCCACCAGCTGCGCCCGGACTACGTCAAGCTGGACATGGCCCTCATCCGCGACGTGCACCTGGACCCTTACAAGGCCCTCATCACCGGCAAGATCCTCGAGATCGCCCAGCAGCTCGACATCCGGACCGTCGCCGAGGGCGTCGAGGTCCCCGAGGAGCTGGAGTGGATCCGTGAGCACGGCGCCACCTTCGTCCAGGGCTACCTGATCGCGAAGCCCGCCCACCCACCGGTTTCTGCGACCCCGCTCATTCCTCACCGCCAGAGCAAGAGCGCCTAG
- a CDS encoding M20/M25/M40 family metallo-hydrolase yields MATIETLSPQLAQEIEALRPEFEQALKEIVEIPTVSMDPACNDAMRQGAEWALRFLDALGCEAMLYETEGFPVVVGTLRHPRATRTLTIYNHLDVQPANEPEWQTEPFVFTKQDDVYRGRGTTDDKGPALAAYFAAKLAKRHDIPLNLQFVWEFEEEIGSPNFEAFLEAHKADLETDSVLVSDTIWISRDKPAAPLGLRGLVGFRLLLETGTKDVHSGLAGGAARNPIGELCQLISEIYDARTGQVKIPGFYDTARPVTEAERASFVASGFDPEHFKAAHGLKCLRVTDPADITERIWAKPTFEVHGMVGGYTGPGIKAIVPPRAEAKVSMRLVPDMQPQEIFEKVEAFVKEHAPDVVLEREGALEPYMGSSEGPYAAAIKSSLRFGFGADPAFVREGGSIGAVVSMQRQLGCPIMFIGLSLPEHGYHAPNEHFDWGMARGGMMAFMRYFEQVAAL; encoded by the coding sequence ATGGCCACCATCGAAACCCTCTCGCCCCAGCTCGCCCAGGAGATCGAGGCCCTGCGCCCCGAGTTCGAGCAAGCGCTCAAGGAGATCGTCGAGATCCCCACCGTCAGCATGGACCCCGCCTGCAACGACGCCATGCGCCAAGGTGCCGAGTGGGCCCTGCGCTTCCTGGACGCCCTCGGCTGCGAGGCGATGCTCTACGAGACCGAGGGCTTCCCGGTCGTCGTCGGCACCCTGCGCCACCCGCGCGCCACGCGCACCCTGACCATTTACAACCACCTGGACGTGCAGCCCGCCAACGAGCCCGAGTGGCAGACCGAGCCGTTCGTCTTCACCAAGCAAGATGATGTGTACCGCGGCCGCGGCACCACCGACGACAAGGGGCCCGCGCTCGCGGCCTACTTCGCCGCCAAGCTCGCCAAGCGGCACGACATCCCCCTCAACCTCCAGTTCGTCTGGGAGTTCGAAGAGGAGATCGGCAGCCCCAATTTCGAGGCCTTCCTCGAAGCCCACAAGGCCGACCTCGAAACCGACTCGGTCCTGGTCTCGGACACCATTTGGATCTCACGCGACAAGCCCGCCGCCCCCCTGGGCCTGCGCGGCCTGGTCGGCTTCCGCCTGCTGCTCGAAACGGGCACCAAGGACGTCCACTCGGGCCTCGCGGGCGGGGCTGCGCGCAACCCCATCGGCGAGCTGTGCCAGCTCATCTCCGAGATCTACGACGCCCGCACCGGCCAGGTGAAGATTCCCGGCTTCTACGACACCGCCCGGCCCGTGACCGAGGCCGAGCGCGCGAGCTTCGTCGCCTCGGGCTTCGACCCCGAGCACTTCAAGGCGGCCCACGGCCTCAAGTGCCTGCGGGTCACCGATCCGGCCGACATCACCGAGCGGATCTGGGCCAAGCCGACCTTCGAGGTCCACGGCATGGTCGGCGGTTACACCGGCCCCGGCATCAAGGCCATCGTGCCCCCGCGCGCCGAGGCCAAGGTCAGCATGCGCCTGGTGCCCGACATGCAGCCGCAGGAAATCTTCGAAAAGGTGGAAGCCTTCGTCAAGGAGCACGCCCCCGACGTGGTCCTCGAACGCGAAGGCGCCCTGGAGCCCTACATGGGCTCCAGCGAAGGCCCCTACGCCGCGGCCATCAAGAGCTCGCTACGCTTCGGCTTCGGCGCGGACCCCGCCTTCGTCCGCGAGGGCGGCTCCATCGGGGCGGTCGTGAGCATGCAGCGGCAGCTGGGCTGCCCCATCATGTTCATCGGCCTCTCGCTGCCCGAGCACGGTTACCACGCCCCCAACGAGCACTTCGACTGGGGCATGGCCCGTGGCGGCATGATGGCCTTCATGCGCTACTTCGAGCAGGTCGCCGCCCTGTAA
- a CDS encoding type II secretion system protein has product MSKQKGFTLIEVSLAIVIGVIVLAGAIALYNQTKTSTGNAKAKEKVLRAAAVIESMAAEGGGIYPSPKPLQDKWYAVAGEDALMSPWGGVNGKEGTWCFGVAGVKGILEQTTWKTNPWDNYALGNTDYQGMLAYGINTPGATQSAVDYLSGSTKTFHQYVVGVIDPKGNAPLFPVGN; this is encoded by the coding sequence ATGAGCAAGCAAAAAGGCTTTACCCTAATCGAAGTCTCTCTGGCGATCGTGATTGGCGTCATCGTGCTCGCTGGCGCGATCGCGCTTTACAACCAGACCAAAACCTCGACCGGCAACGCCAAGGCGAAGGAAAAGGTCTTGCGCGCAGCAGCCGTGATCGAGAGTATGGCCGCCGAAGGGGGAGGCATCTACCCCAGCCCTAAACCTCTCCAGGATAAGTGGTACGCAGTCGCAGGCGAAGATGCCCTGATGAGCCCTTGGGGAGGCGTCAACGGCAAGGAGGGAACCTGGTGTTTTGGGGTGGCCGGTGTGAAGGGCATCCTTGAGCAAACCACTTGGAAAACCAACCCATGGGACAACTACGCCCTGGGCAATACCGATTACCAAGGAATGCTCGCTTACGGCATCAACACGCCCGGCGCGACCCAGTCGGCGGTCGACTATCTCTCCGGATCGACCAAAACCTTCCACCAGTATGTCGTCGGGGTCATCGACCCCAAAGGGAACGCTCCTCTTTTCCCCGTCGGGAACTAG
- the hrpB gene encoding ATP-dependent helicase HrpB, which produces MPTTFQLPILAYTDAIRDAIQDHGRLILSAPPGTGKSTQAPQILLPETGTAIVLQPRRIAARNLAMRVAAERGESVGETVGYQVRFEKARKDTTRLLFMTYGVFWQQLLQDPTLPGTSLVILDEFHERTLEADACLAWLRRLQRTTRPDLSLVVMSATLEGDALSAFLDHPPFIEIDAKPHPVDISYQPPQPQEPVWNQAVRGFRHLLANGLDGSALVFMPGVREIRRTAEALEPVCRSVGYRVLELSGAESPEAQQRALSAPANEPCVIVATNIAETSLTIPGVTAVIDSGQSRQAAYDHERDLDTLHLGWISRHSATQRAGRAGRLGPGRCLRLWAKSLESSMPEAFAPEIERLDLNRLALSCAALPGTPEWLTPPPDERWQRAEARLKTLKALESGGGITPLGRRLLRYPIPPALARVLLASQEAGYSSLTAAMIALIEGADRRSLSDEGDLYLLGLSLVREPQGRQWGREVQDTYRQLRQLAKPSEADEAVSMARHPFDSKAEQERRRAVTRCWLEAFPDRLAFRQDKAFHLADGRKGMVSAGDPKAPLLLALELHEVGGGQQNRRVSIPLYLPCEADWIDGEGEPSVVCTWDANRQRVVQERHWMLGGLTLRKEPLPPDEWDREQGEALIVERLVSGEVKLANLDEDVEQLILRIRLAAKTWPDAGIPVLEDEDWLLLYHELIRGKSSPQDVSKEAIIELLREYVGWEGMFRIDREAPRTFKLPSGRNARITYFEDAPPELSARLGDMLGLQGTMRLYEERVQVLFDILAPNYRTVQKTFDMSGFWANTYPEVKKELKRRYPKHPWP; this is translated from the coding sequence ATGCCCACGACCTTCCAGCTCCCGATCCTCGCCTATACCGACGCCATTCGCGATGCCATCCAAGACCATGGCCGCCTGATCCTCTCGGCACCCCCAGGCACCGGCAAGTCGACCCAAGCGCCTCAGATCCTCTTGCCCGAGACCGGCACCGCCATCGTCCTCCAGCCCCGCCGCATCGCGGCGCGCAACCTGGCCATGCGGGTCGCCGCCGAGCGCGGCGAGAGCGTCGGCGAGACGGTCGGCTATCAGGTACGCTTCGAAAAGGCACGCAAGGACACCACCCGCCTCCTCTTCATGACCTACGGCGTCTTCTGGCAGCAACTGCTCCAGGACCCGACGCTCCCAGGCACCTCGCTCGTCATCCTCGATGAATTCCACGAGCGGACCCTCGAAGCCGATGCCTGCCTTGCCTGGCTTCGGCGCTTGCAGCGCACCACCCGGCCGGACCTCTCGCTCGTCGTCATGTCGGCTACCCTCGAAGGCGACGCCCTCTCGGCCTTCCTCGACCACCCACCCTTCATCGAGATCGACGCCAAGCCGCACCCGGTCGACATCTCTTATCAGCCGCCCCAGCCGCAAGAGCCCGTCTGGAATCAGGCGGTGCGGGGCTTCCGCCACCTGCTCGCCAATGGTCTCGACGGCTCGGCCCTCGTCTTCATGCCGGGCGTCCGCGAGATCCGGCGAACGGCTGAAGCCCTTGAGCCCGTCTGTCGCTCGGTAGGCTACCGCGTGCTCGAACTGAGCGGTGCCGAAAGCCCCGAGGCCCAGCAGCGCGCCCTCTCGGCGCCCGCTAACGAGCCCTGCGTCATCGTAGCGACCAACATTGCCGAAACCTCGCTGACCATCCCCGGCGTGACGGCCGTGATCGACTCCGGCCAGTCGCGTCAGGCGGCTTACGACCACGAACGGGACTTGGACACCCTGCACCTGGGCTGGATCAGCCGCCACAGCGCCACCCAGCGCGCGGGCCGCGCGGGCCGCCTCGGGCCGGGCCGCTGCCTCAGACTCTGGGCCAAGAGCCTGGAAAGCAGCATGCCCGAGGCCTTCGCCCCCGAGATCGAACGACTGGACCTCAACCGCCTCGCCCTCAGCTGCGCCGCCCTGCCGGGCACCCCGGAGTGGCTGACACCGCCGCCTGACGAACGCTGGCAGCGCGCCGAAGCCCGGCTCAAGACCCTCAAGGCCCTCGAATCGGGTGGCGGCATCACCCCGCTCGGACGGCGCCTGCTCCGCTACCCGATCCCGCCGGCCCTCGCGCGGGTCCTGCTTGCAAGCCAAGAAGCCGGCTACTCCTCGCTCACCGCCGCCATGATCGCCCTCATCGAAGGGGCAGATCGGCGTAGCCTTTCGGATGAAGGCGACCTGTACCTATTGGGCCTTTCGCTGGTTCGGGAGCCGCAGGGACGCCAGTGGGGCCGCGAGGTGCAGGACACCTATCGCCAGCTCAGGCAGCTCGCCAAGCCCAGTGAAGCGGATGAAGCCGTCTCGATGGCGCGCCATCCCTTCGACTCCAAGGCCGAACAGGAGCGCCGCCGCGCCGTGACGCGCTGCTGGCTTGAAGCTTTTCCCGATCGCTTGGCATTTCGGCAGGACAAGGCCTTCCACCTGGCGGATGGGCGAAAAGGAATGGTCTCGGCGGGCGATCCCAAGGCGCCGCTGCTGCTCGCGCTCGAATTGCACGAGGTCGGTGGCGGCCAGCAGAACCGCCGGGTCAGCATCCCGCTCTACCTGCCGTGCGAGGCCGACTGGATCGACGGCGAAGGCGAGCCGAGCGTCGTCTGCACCTGGGATGCCAATCGCCAGCGGGTGGTGCAAGAGCGCCACTGGATGCTCGGTGGCCTGACCCTTCGCAAGGAGCCACTGCCGCCCGACGAGTGGGACCGCGAGCAGGGCGAAGCGCTGATCGTCGAAAGGCTCGTCAGCGGCGAGGTAAAGCTCGCTAACCTCGATGAGGACGTGGAGCAATTGATCCTGCGGATCCGGCTCGCGGCCAAGACCTGGCCGGACGCCGGCATCCCCGTCCTCGAAGACGAGGATTGGCTGCTGCTCTATCACGAGCTGATTCGCGGCAAGTCGAGCCCCCAGGACGTGAGCAAGGAAGCCATCATCGAATTGCTGCGCGAATACGTGGGCTGGGAAGGCATGTTCCGGATCGATCGGGAGGCGCCGCGCACCTTCAAGCTGCCCTCAGGGCGCAACGCGCGGATCACCTACTTCGAGGACGCCCCGCCGGAGCTGTCCGCCCGGCTCGGGGACATGCTGGGGCTGCAAGGCACCATGCGCCTCTACGAGGAGCGGGTGCAGGTGCTCTTCGACATCCTTGCGCCCAACTATCGAACGGTGCAGAAGACCTTCGACATGAGCGGCTTCTGGGCGAACACCTACCCCGAAGTCAAGAAAGAGCTCAAGCGGCGCTATCCCAAGCACCCTTGGCCGTAG
- a CDS encoding YceI family protein, with protein MRKSRISVIASALLLAGIWGVGTPHVAQAAKAPGITVSPESKIWFDGDSTLHGFSFKSKKHEVTAAGSASGARLDKLEVEIPVKQLKSGDGTMDGNMYRALDADKYPTIRFSMNNAKVKATGGDLDVDAIGTLTIAGTEKPITLKAEGKIDGNTFRIKGSKELLMSEYGVKPPVISLLVAKISVKDRVVIRYDLTGTLDD; from the coding sequence ATGCGAAAGTCACGGATCAGCGTCATTGCCTCGGCCCTCTTGCTCGCGGGCATCTGGGGGGTCGGCACGCCTCACGTCGCCCAAGCGGCAAAGGCGCCGGGCATCACCGTCTCGCCCGAGAGCAAGATCTGGTTCGACGGCGATTCGACCCTCCACGGCTTCAGCTTCAAGTCCAAGAAGCACGAAGTGACCGCCGCGGGCTCCGCGAGCGGCGCGCGACTGGACAAGCTCGAAGTGGAAATCCCCGTCAAGCAGCTCAAGTCCGGGGACGGCACCATGGACGGCAACATGTACCGGGCCCTGGATGCCGACAAGTACCCCACCATCCGTTTCTCGATGAACAACGCCAAGGTCAAGGCCACGGGCGGTGACCTGGATGTGGACGCGATCGGCACCCTGACCATCGCAGGGACCGAGAAGCCCATCACCCTCAAGGCCGAGGGCAAGATCGACGGCAACACCTTCCGGATCAAGGGCAGCAAGGAGCTGCTGATGAGCGAGTACGGGGTCAAGCCCCCGGTCATCTCGCTGCTCGTTGCCAAGATCTCGGTCAAGGACCGCGTCGTCATCCGCTATGACCTGACGGGCACCCTCGACGACTAA
- a CDS encoding SRPBCC family protein, with translation MRSTHALIGGLGFCLILLGAGVPAFAGPEETPTAQVAEDGRGVYTVKGSFTVAAPPSLAWSVLSGYDQLGERIPSMRSSVIKRSGPTSALVAQESTVYVLAFPKRLKVLLQVDEEPERRIDFEDTAREDFEVYYGSWQLEKIPGGTRVDYVANARPRMNVPFFGKSFFLDTVKGLLGDLRREMLRRATAKGAWDSAA, from the coding sequence ATGCGGAGTACGCACGCGCTGATCGGGGGCCTTGGCTTCTGCTTGATCCTGCTCGGTGCGGGCGTGCCCGCATTCGCCGGCCCCGAAGAAACCCCTACCGCCCAGGTGGCGGAAGACGGCCGAGGCGTCTACACGGTGAAGGGCTCCTTCACCGTGGCGGCGCCCCCGTCGCTTGCCTGGTCCGTCCTGAGCGGGTACGACCAGCTTGGAGAGCGCATCCCCTCCATGCGCTCGTCAGTCATCAAGCGATCGGGGCCCACCTCGGCCCTGGTGGCCCAGGAGAGCACGGTCTACGTCCTCGCCTTCCCCAAGCGCCTGAAAGTCCTCTTGCAGGTGGACGAGGAGCCCGAGCGCCGAATCGATTTCGAGGATACGGCGCGCGAGGACTTCGAGGTGTACTACGGCTCCTGGCAGCTCGAAAAGATCCCCGGCGGCACCCGCGTGGACTACGTGGCCAACGCCCGGCCCCGCATGAACGTGCCCTTCTTCGGCAAGTCCTTCTTCCTCGATACGGTGAAGGGCCTGCTTGGCGACCTGCGCCGCGAGATGCTGCGTCGGGCTACGGCCAAGGGTGCTTGGGATAGCGCCGCTTGA
- a CDS encoding type II secretion system protein yields the protein MTKQRGFTLIEVSLAIVIGIVVLASASALYTQVRESAGNARAREKLMRIAGVIETYAAENKGFYPTLTQLQNKWHSTAPDDLGSSPWGGLSGKPGSWPDPEQEKGIISAPNWPATPWTIDASRDIALQGFTGYGLNSPGASQSATDIYSGTTKVYNRYVVGIWNSHGEGPFMPTGH from the coding sequence ATGACCAAACAACGCGGCTTCACCCTCATCGAGGTATCCCTGGCGATCGTCATCGGGATCGTCGTCCTCGCGTCGGCAAGCGCCCTGTACACCCAGGTCCGCGAATCGGCCGGCAACGCCAGGGCTCGCGAGAAGCTCATGCGCATCGCGGGGGTCATCGAGACCTACGCCGCAGAGAACAAGGGATTCTACCCCACCCTCACCCAGTTGCAGAACAAATGGCACTCGACTGCCCCCGACGACCTGGGCTCCAGCCCCTGGGGCGGCCTCTCGGGAAAGCCCGGCAGCTGGCCCGATCCTGAACAGGAGAAGGGGATCATCTCGGCACCGAACTGGCCCGCGACCCCCTGGACCATCGACGCCTCCCGCGACATCGCCCTTCAAGGCTTCACGGGCTATGGCCTCAATTCGCCTGGTGCGAGCCAATCCGCGACCGACATCTACAGCGGGACGACCAAGGTCTACAACCGCTACGTCGTCGGCATCTGGAACTCGCACGGCGAAGGCCCCTTCATGCCGACCGGGCACTAA
- a CDS encoding M61 family metallopeptidase → MPHPSNTSLPTLSYRLGMERPHTHLFQVELRVPAWPGEHVDLALPAWTPGAYKIVDNARNLRGFEVRGLNGEVLKYDRQDLHTWRVHHGGNGFTARYQVYADKMTIHQAQLNAQHAFVNGCMVFLYPVGGQHCPAELEVEAPEGWKIGTGLETLSETRFKAPTYDDLIDCPLEIGTFQEAEFFVDGTPYRIVWNGPTPMDRVRVVDGLRKLIETETAFWGKAPYKSYTFIYNVTKDDYLNGLEHKNSTAIQGPIDLDRNDKGFFALTAHELFHVWNIKRLRPIGFGPFDYSRPAHTTALWVVEGLTEYYTDLMCLRAGLSTRSEYLRGIADNLVHLERSPGRHFTNLEQASFITWNFGDDRWNGAVNYYLKGSLAGLALDLEIRTLTDNMKSLDDVMRVLWERYGAPDLPYDPEEVEAVIEEVVGQPMGAFFDHHLRSTADTDWEAVFAKAGLTLSVERETPALQARLAAKEGGMLIEDVRAQGAAEHAGLMTGDLLVAIGDRKATAALTGSLDAYFKPGDTIPVYFFRNDRLHATEVTFGGDRQYAIRPVEAPTPLQERILQTWLAAPSRIPTYVR, encoded by the coding sequence ATGCCTCATCCCTCGAACACCTCCCTGCCCACGCTCTCCTACCGTCTCGGCATGGAGCGGCCCCACACCCACCTGTTCCAGGTGGAGCTGCGGGTTCCCGCCTGGCCGGGCGAGCACGTGGACCTGGCGCTGCCCGCCTGGACTCCCGGCGCCTACAAGATCGTGGACAACGCCCGCAACCTGCGCGGCTTCGAGGTGCGAGGGCTCAATGGCGAGGTCCTGAAATACGATCGCCAGGACCTCCATACCTGGCGGGTCCACCACGGGGGCAACGGCTTTACGGCCCGATACCAGGTCTACGCCGACAAGATGACCATCCACCAGGCGCAGCTCAACGCGCAGCACGCCTTCGTCAACGGCTGCATGGTCTTCCTCTATCCGGTGGGCGGGCAGCATTGCCCGGCGGAGCTCGAAGTCGAGGCCCCCGAAGGCTGGAAGATCGGCACGGGCCTCGAAACCCTGAGCGAGACCCGCTTCAAGGCGCCCACCTACGACGACCTGATCGACTGCCCCCTCGAGATCGGCACCTTCCAGGAAGCCGAGTTCTTCGTGGACGGCACCCCATACCGGATCGTCTGGAACGGCCCGACCCCCATGGACCGGGTGCGGGTGGTGGACGGCCTGCGCAAGCTGATCGAGACCGAGACCGCCTTCTGGGGCAAGGCACCTTACAAGTCCTACACCTTCATCTACAACGTGACGAAGGACGACTATCTCAACGGCCTAGAGCACAAGAACTCGACGGCCATCCAGGGCCCCATCGACCTGGATCGTAACGACAAGGGCTTCTTCGCACTGACCGCCCACGAGCTGTTCCACGTCTGGAACATCAAGCGCCTGCGGCCCATCGGCTTCGGCCCCTTCGACTACTCGCGCCCGGCCCACACCACCGCCCTGTGGGTGGTCGAGGGCCTCACCGAGTACTACACCGACCTCATGTGCCTGCGCGCGGGACTCTCGACCCGATCCGAGTACCTGCGCGGCATCGCCGATAACCTGGTCCACCTCGAACGGTCGCCGGGCCGCCATTTCACCAACCTTGAGCAGGCGAGCTTCATCACCTGGAACTTCGGGGACGACCGCTGGAACGGGGCCGTCAACTACTACCTCAAGGGCTCGCTCGCGGGTCTTGCGCTGGACCTCGAGATCCGCACGCTGACCGACAACATGAAGTCGCTCGACGATGTCATGCGCGTGCTGTGGGAGCGCTACGGCGCGCCTGATTTGCCCTACGACCCCGAAGAGGTCGAGGCGGTCATCGAGGAGGTCGTGGGCCAGCCCATGGGCGCCTTCTTCGACCACCACCTGCGCTCGACGGCCGATACCGACTGGGAAGCGGTCTTCGCCAAGGCCGGTCTCACGCTCTCGGTGGAGCGCGAGACGCCTGCGCTCCAGGCGCGCCTTGCGGCCAAGGAAGGCGGCATGCTGATCGAGGACGTGCGGGCCCAGGGGGCTGCCGAGCATGCGGGCCTGATGACGGGGGATCTGCTGGTCGCCATCGGCGATCGCAAGGCGACCGCCGCCCTGACGGGCAGCCTGGATGCCTACTTCAAGCCCGGCGACACGATCCCCGTCTACTTCTTCCGCAACGATCGGCTGCATGCGACCGAGGTCACCTTCGGGGGCGATCGCCAGTACGCGATCCGCCCCGTGGAAGCGCCCACGCCCTTGCAGGAGCGCATCCTCCAGACGTGGCTCGCGGCGCCCTCCCGCATCCCCACCTACGTGCGCTGA